One region of Drosophila teissieri strain GT53w chromosome 2L, Prin_Dtei_1.1, whole genome shotgun sequence genomic DNA includes:
- the LOC122616158 gene encoding uncharacterized protein LOC122616158 isoform X2, with protein sequence MSINRSTRGSRRTRRSIPSDLIGPYIYCVNFYDNGLSAVRDEFVKRIQSGSRRALFVIDFDKEVEEATYQFQRKSRVKKAGSLDTKSLDPLAIVLQCIQNCVEEFDRITKQIESEANFDLYAYWKRNIPAQLKSLLATKKKGAPDTKRDLNTARSKTGKTSSDKVRLEKIKCSSVTAKEHHKVGKGVPVSKREYIRDNPTFTKMLILIVGHMDNDFYKMLLDYEQPLRAIIHFMPEESAYDLLVPRPRREQRLQEALADIQKDIHSLRKRNPTKPVGIFQQQLPQMSACMAAKFTCDIFDQLSWYMYDVETLREWYRSYYVEPYKETNVKMDPSMSLVEAFHIVESLSIQGHYLKTQMPASRDDSGTVYLYLESLMSTFGSPKDLMTETDVLLLANPTPSVQTRVLDKVKVYANSFKSIIKLHKNDRIFVEEANGLMSNLISYMDQSLMSNVYHGCLEYNLLRRYFTSGYINNSLTCQPYNGDVEPIYLPKFAELYLTNDSVMQRIIELVKDYDDFSLEEVQPNVHLYTFRRALNEVFEQENQTVIPTRLCFRDFTLYEMENFLKDLVTPQKFNEVTEGYLSRRTESAENVLGQDPFIVRCNEENDGVSIDPKVFVRRRSIKDQLAKKREKERKDQEESKAASRKVSVAQEGVLSSRIARQSQARATAASILQPKDSTIDSKHGFFVGLGRNHPLLEGYNLDDTRQTIKSKTSKYFFEEGRVVLYEERWNFRQMNKCLALEIGGQEVHFRSADEPLGVTASDSSVRIVSKNGISLRVLATQTECAKAVLNFPNGLSTYCHDTHTEHVWQYQENELDESRRVCTPYGCVIVFYQSTDTIVIMRYNGEVYHLFSFTEADNEEEEDLNSEFINACSTQSTYSTYQPLPKTQKRQRSCEESIKKNSTTRSVGGLDSIIRPSMFSVDSKKSQNSKKSIGGKRKSQLLKIQQAAALFESIKFELTYLNFIMALYKLSYRHLKLTTSLGSVVHVQHDGKIWCGKPFRNTEWHDYYANEAYSMRDDGVKLVWALGELRCYHNDGTVITSGTTEGWDPGTDVDEFDMEISSSSSHANVETGMSGIFRKETIFINDPEGLPFKDVSLSISQGAVSQGSSIRSKDIFSKSDVLPDEEEGEINLEKSYITFVPNSYLITHKVYAAIHFTFSHITQVDLNLDTSIFTCDNLKVRVFRTPLTPDVQYFEPVEVPSSKADPDEWTKAEVRPSTKSPGPDLSSEETPTSEDQSAEDLNIEVACVEVECSNLTLVLFGDRVTIQTQLRKFGCDENAKCDLQVRDDIELKVNFAESLLTTFRKWVDELTSFINCFCPKRRTLYFLETQNRSCQRKGFELRKSVPPLGKYNFCAGNYFIDVNELTSVNSQMKNRYDWFDRDMKKFPRFQTRKEPPKPEFPMVLNSRIYVEIPAQLANTDRIHQFVSEFDSIKFRKQRHRFNEAILFHLYPRLRHLVQQEISKRSWKNRHEEKRRRTFIEQQRYSLYMAMLKHKVYPNYFQFKDQFNSHVRNIEFFQFMTSKCNEKTYPDEIVTDPPEEPTPPSKPKSKRNKCVCPKYIRSLD encoded by the exons ATGAGTATTAACAGATCCACGCGGGGCAGCCGCAGGACTCGAAGATCCATACCTAGTGATCTCATTGGCCCCTATATCTACTGCGTCAACTTCTATGATAATGGGTTGAGTGCGGTGCGGGATGAGTTCGTTAAGCGGATCCAAAGCGGCTCTCGACGGGCCTTGTTCGTCATCGACTTCGATAAGGAAGTTGAGGAAGCCACTTATCAGTTCCAGCGGAAGTCGAGGGTCAAGAAAGCTG GATCTCTGGACACTAAGTCCTTAGATCCATTGGCCATTGTCCTGCAGTGCATTCAGAACTGTGTGGAAGAGTTTGACAGAATAACGAAGCAGATTGAGTCCGAGGCGAATTTCGACCTGTACGCCTACTGGAAACGAAATATCCCTGCCCAGCTCAAGAGCCTATTGGCAACCAAGAAAAAGGGTGCGCCGGATACCAAACGCGACCTGAATACAGCCAGATCCAAGACGGGCAAGACGTCCAGCGACAAGGTGCGTCTGGAGAAGATCAAGTGCTCGTCCGTTacggccaaggagcaccacaAAGTCGGCAAGGGAGTGCCGGTGTCCAAGCGGGAA TACATTCGCGACAATCCGACGTTCACGAAAATGCTGATCCTGATCGTGGGGCACATGGATAACGATTTCTACAAGATGCTCCTGGACTACGAACAACCACTGCGTGCTATTATTCACTTTATGCCGGAGGAGAGTGCCTACGATCTCTTAGTGCCGCGACCTCGACGGGAACAGAGGCTCCAGGAAGCGTTGGCCGATATCCAAAAGGACATCCACTCGCTGCGAAAGAGGAATCCCACGAAACCGGTCGGCATCTTTCAGCAGCAGCTTCCCCAGATGTCCGCTTGTATGGCAGCGAAATTCACGTGCGACATCTTCGATCAGCTGAGTTGGTACATGTACGACGTGGAAACCCTGCGGGAGTGGTACCGATCCTACTACGTGGAGCCGTACAAGGAGACAAATGTGAAAATGGATCCCTCGATGTCGTTGGTGGAAGCATTCCACATTGTTGAGTCGCTCAGCATTCAGGGCCACTATCTCAAGACCCAGATGCCGGCTTCCCGGGATGACAGTGGCACCGTTTACCTATATCTGGAGTCGCTGATGAGCACGTTTGGCAGTCCCAAGGATCTGATGACCGAAACGGACGTACTGCTGCTTGCAAATCCCACGCCATCGGTTCAAACCCGAGTGCTGGACAAGGTTAAGGTGTACGCCAACTCGTTTAAGAGCATCATAAAGCTGCACAAGAACGACCGCATTTTTGTGGAGGAGGCCAATGGATTGATGTCCAACCTGATATCGTACATGGATCAGTCCCTGATGAGCAACGTCTACCACGGCTGTCTGGAGTACAATCTTTTGCGACGATACTTCACATCCGGCTATATCAATAACTCGCTGACCTGCCAGCCCTACAATGGCGACGTGGAACCGATCTACCTGCCCAAGTTTGCCGAGCTCTATCTCACGAATGACTCGGTGATGCAACGCATAATCGAGCTGGTCAAGGACTACGACGACTTCAGCCTGGAAGAGGTGCAGCCCAATGTCCATCTCTACACCTTCCGGCGGGCACTGAACGAGGTTTTCGAGCAGGAAAATCAAACGGTGATCCCAACGCGCCTCTGCTTCAGGGATTTCACACTGTACGAAATGGAGA ATTTTCTGAAAGACTTGGTCACCCCACAGAAGTTCAACGAGGTGACTGAAGGTTATTTGTCACGAAGGACTGAGAGCGCTGAGAATGTCTTGGGCCAAGATCCCTTCATAGTCAGGTGCAACGAGGAGAACGATGGTGTATCCATCGACCCCAAAGTGTTTGTCCGGCGCAGATCGATCAAGGACCAGCTGGCcaagaaaagggaaaaagaaagaaaggaTCAGGAGGAATCGAAGGCTGCCAGCCGAAAGGTATCAGTAGCTCAAGAAGGCGTATTGTCCAGTAGAATCGCGAGACAGTCTCAGGCGCGTGCTACGGCGGCTTCCATTTTGCAGCCAAAGGACTCCACTATCGACTCCAAGCACGGGTTTTTTGTGGGACTCGGGCGGAACCATCCCTTGCTGGAGGGGTATAATCTGGATGACACCCGGCAAACCATCAAGTCCAAGACCTCGAAGTACTTCTTTGAAGAGGGAAGAGTTGTGCTGTACGAGGAGAGGTGGAACTTTCGCCAGATGAACAAGTGTCTTGCCCTCGAGATTGGTGGCCAGGAGGTACATTTCCGGAGTGCCGACGAACCGCTGGGAGTCACTGCCTCCGATTCCAGTGTGCGGATCGTTTCAAAGAACGGCATAAGCCTGCGGGTGTTGGCCACGCAGACCGAGTGTGCCAAGGCAGTCCTCAACTTTCCCAATGGCCTGAGCACCTACTGCCACGACACCCACACGGAGCACGTGTGGCAATATCAG GAGAACGAGCTGGACGAGAGTCGGCGCGTGTGCACACCTTACGGTTGTGTAATCGTATTTTACCAGAGCACGGATACCATTGTGATTATGCGGTATAATGGTGAGGTGTACCATCTGTTCAGCTTCACGGAGGCCGacaacgaggaggaggaggacctCAACTCGGAGTTTATAAACGCCTGCTCCACGCAGTCCACCTACTCCACTTACCAGCCCCTCCCCAAAACCCAGAAAAGGCAGAGGAGCTGCGAGGAGTCGATCAAGAAGAACTCCACCACTCGCAGTGTGGGTGGGTTGGACTCCATCATACGTCCATCGATGTTCAGTGTCGACTCCAAGAAGAGTCAGAACTCCAAAAAGTCCATCGGGGGAAAGCGAAAGAGCCAGCTGCTTAAGATCCAACAGGCTGCAGCTCTGTTCGAGAGCATCAAGTTCGAGTTAACCTATCTCAATTTCATCATGGCCCTCTACAAGCTGAGCTATCGCCACCTCAAGCTGACCACGTCGCTGGGTAGCGTGGTCCATGTGCAACACGATGGCAAGATCTGGTGCGGGAAACCCTTCCGGAACACCGAGTGGCATGACTATTACGCCAACGAGGCGTATTCGATGCGCGACGATGGTGTCAAGTTGGTCTGGGCGCTGGGAGAGCTGCGGTGCTACCACAACGACGGCACCGTCATCACTTCCGGAACCACCGAGGGCTGGGATCCCGGCACGGATGTCGACGAATTCGACATGGAAATCAGTTCGAGCAGCTCACATGCTAATGTAGAAACTGGGATGAGCGGCATATTCCGAAAG GAGACCATTTTTATCAATGATCCGGAAGGTTTGCCATTCAAGGATGTCAGCTTAAGTATTTCACAGGGTGCAGTTTCCCAAGGAAGCAGCATAAGAAGCAAAGATATCTTCTCCAAGAGCGATGTCCTGCCGGACGAGGAGGAGGGAGAGATCAACCTAGAAAAGAGCTACATAACCTTCGTTCCAAACAGTTACCTCATTACCCACAAAGTCTATGCCGCTATCCACTTCACGTTCAGCCACATCACACAAGTGGATCTAAACTTGGACACCTCGATCTTCACCTGCGACAATCTGAAAGTCCGTGTCTTTAGAACTCCCCTGACACCAGATGTGCAGTATTTTGAGCCCGTTGAAGTTCCCTCATCCAAGGCCGATCCGGATGAGTGGACAAAAGCTGAAGTTCGCCCTTCAACTAAAAGTCCGGGACCAGATCTATCCTCTGAAGAAACACCCACCAGCGAGGACCAATCGGCGGAAGACTTAAACATCGAAGTCGCCTGCGTGGAGGTCGAGTGCAGCAACCTGACATTGGTTTTATTTGGGGATCGGGTCACCATACAGACTCAGCTGCGCAAGTTTGGATGTGACGAGAACGCCAAGTGTGACTTGCAAGTGCG TGACGATATTGAGCTAAAAGTGAACTTTGCCGAAAGCCTATTGACCACTTTTCGGAAATGGGTGGACGAACTAACCAGTTTTATTAACTGTTTCTGTCCCAAGAGGCGCACCCTGTACTTCCTGGAAACTCAGAACAGATCCTGCCAAAGAAAAG GATTTGAGTTGCGTAAGTCGGTGCCGCCTCTCGGAAAATATAACTTCTGCGCTGGCAACTACTTCATCGATGTGAACGAGCTGACTTCTGTAAATAGCCAAATGAAGAACCGGTACGACTGGTTCGACAGGGATATGAAGAAGTTTCCGCGCTTCCAAACTCGCAAGGAGCCACCGAAACCCGAGTTTCCAATGGTTCTGAATTCCAG AATTTATGTGGAGATTCCTGCACAACTGGCCAACACGGATCGGATACACCAGTTCGTGTCTGAATTTGATTCGATTAAGTTTCGAAAGCAGCGCCACCGCTTCAATGA AGCTATTCTGTTCCACCTTTATCCGCGACTGCGGCACTTGGTTCAGCAGGAGATAAGCAAGCGCAGTTGGAAGAATCGCCATGAAGAGAAACGGCGGCGCACGTTTATAGAACAACAGCGTTATAGCCTTTACATGGCCATGCTGAAGCACAAGGTGTATCCGAACTACTTCCAGTTCAAGGACCAGTTCAACTCGCATGTGCGCAACATCGAGTTCTTCCAGTTCATGACATCCAAGTGCAACGAGAAGACGTATCCCGATGAGATTGTCACCGATCCCCCCGAGGAGCCAACTCCACCGAGCAAGCCCAAATCGAAGAGGAACAAGTGTGTCTGTCCCAAGTACATTAGGTCTTTAGATTAG
- the LOC122616158 gene encoding uncharacterized protein LOC122616158 isoform X1 — MSINRSTRGSRRTRRSIPSDLIGPYIYCVNFYDNGLSAVRDEFVKRIQSGSRRALFVIDFDKEVEEATYQFQRKSRVKKAGSLDTKSLDPLAIVLQCIQNCVEEFDRITKQIESEANFDLYAYWKRNIPAQLKSLLATKKKGAPDTKRDLNTARSKTGKTSSDKVRLEKIKCSSVTAKEHHKVGKGVPVSKREYIRDNPTFTKMLILIVGHMDNDFYKMLLDYEQPLRAIIHFMPEESAYDLLVPRPRREQRLQEALADIQKDIHSLRKRNPTKPVGIFQQQLPQMSACMAAKFTCDIFDQLSWYMYDVETLREWYRSYYVEPYKETNVKMDPSMSLVEAFHIVESLSIQGHYLKTQMPASRDDSGTVYLYLESLMSTFGSPKDLMTETDVLLLANPTPSVQTRVLDKVKVYANSFKSIIKLHKNDRIFVEEANGLMSNLISYMDQSLMSNVYHGCLEYNLLRRYFTSGYINNSLTCQPYNGDVEPIYLPKFAELYLTNDSVMQRIIELVKDYDDFSLEEVQPNVHLYTFRRALNEVFEQENQTVIPTRLCFRDFTLYEMENFLKDLVTPQKFNEVTEGYLSRRTESAENVLGQDPFIVRCNEENDGVSIDPKVFVRRRSIKDQLAKKREKERKDQEESKAASRKVSVAQEGVLSSRIARQSQARATAASILQPKDSTIDSKHGFFVGLGRNHPLLEGYNLDDTRQTIKSKTSKYFFEEGRVVLYEERWNFRQMNKCLALEIGGQEVHFRSADEPLGVTASDSSVRIVSKNGISLRVLATQTECAKAVLNFPNGLSTYCHDTHTEHVWQYQENELDESRRVCTPYGCVIVFYQSTDTIVIMRYNGEVYHLFSFTEADNEEEEDLNSEFINACSTQSTYSTYQPLPKTQKRQRSCEESIKKNSTTRSVGGLDSIIRPSMFSVDSKKSQNSKKSIGGKRKSQLLKIQQAAALFESIKFELTYLNFIMALYKLSYRHLKLTTSLGSVVHVQHDGKIWCGKPFRNTEWHDYYANEAYSMRDDGVKLVWALGELRCYHNDGTVITSGTTEGWDPGTDVDEFDMEISSSSSHANVETGMSGIFRKQETIFINDPEGLPFKDVSLSISQGAVSQGSSIRSKDIFSKSDVLPDEEEGEINLEKSYITFVPNSYLITHKVYAAIHFTFSHITQVDLNLDTSIFTCDNLKVRVFRTPLTPDVQYFEPVEVPSSKADPDEWTKAEVRPSTKSPGPDLSSEETPTSEDQSAEDLNIEVACVEVECSNLTLVLFGDRVTIQTQLRKFGCDENAKCDLQVRDDIELKVNFAESLLTTFRKWVDELTSFINCFCPKRRTLYFLETQNRSCQRKGFELRKSVPPLGKYNFCAGNYFIDVNELTSVNSQMKNRYDWFDRDMKKFPRFQTRKEPPKPEFPMVLNSRIYVEIPAQLANTDRIHQFVSEFDSIKFRKQRHRFNEAILFHLYPRLRHLVQQEISKRSWKNRHEEKRRRTFIEQQRYSLYMAMLKHKVYPNYFQFKDQFNSHVRNIEFFQFMTSKCNEKTYPDEIVTDPPEEPTPPSKPKSKRNKCVCPKYIRSLD, encoded by the exons ATGAGTATTAACAGATCCACGCGGGGCAGCCGCAGGACTCGAAGATCCATACCTAGTGATCTCATTGGCCCCTATATCTACTGCGTCAACTTCTATGATAATGGGTTGAGTGCGGTGCGGGATGAGTTCGTTAAGCGGATCCAAAGCGGCTCTCGACGGGCCTTGTTCGTCATCGACTTCGATAAGGAAGTTGAGGAAGCCACTTATCAGTTCCAGCGGAAGTCGAGGGTCAAGAAAGCTG GATCTCTGGACACTAAGTCCTTAGATCCATTGGCCATTGTCCTGCAGTGCATTCAGAACTGTGTGGAAGAGTTTGACAGAATAACGAAGCAGATTGAGTCCGAGGCGAATTTCGACCTGTACGCCTACTGGAAACGAAATATCCCTGCCCAGCTCAAGAGCCTATTGGCAACCAAGAAAAAGGGTGCGCCGGATACCAAACGCGACCTGAATACAGCCAGATCCAAGACGGGCAAGACGTCCAGCGACAAGGTGCGTCTGGAGAAGATCAAGTGCTCGTCCGTTacggccaaggagcaccacaAAGTCGGCAAGGGAGTGCCGGTGTCCAAGCGGGAA TACATTCGCGACAATCCGACGTTCACGAAAATGCTGATCCTGATCGTGGGGCACATGGATAACGATTTCTACAAGATGCTCCTGGACTACGAACAACCACTGCGTGCTATTATTCACTTTATGCCGGAGGAGAGTGCCTACGATCTCTTAGTGCCGCGACCTCGACGGGAACAGAGGCTCCAGGAAGCGTTGGCCGATATCCAAAAGGACATCCACTCGCTGCGAAAGAGGAATCCCACGAAACCGGTCGGCATCTTTCAGCAGCAGCTTCCCCAGATGTCCGCTTGTATGGCAGCGAAATTCACGTGCGACATCTTCGATCAGCTGAGTTGGTACATGTACGACGTGGAAACCCTGCGGGAGTGGTACCGATCCTACTACGTGGAGCCGTACAAGGAGACAAATGTGAAAATGGATCCCTCGATGTCGTTGGTGGAAGCATTCCACATTGTTGAGTCGCTCAGCATTCAGGGCCACTATCTCAAGACCCAGATGCCGGCTTCCCGGGATGACAGTGGCACCGTTTACCTATATCTGGAGTCGCTGATGAGCACGTTTGGCAGTCCCAAGGATCTGATGACCGAAACGGACGTACTGCTGCTTGCAAATCCCACGCCATCGGTTCAAACCCGAGTGCTGGACAAGGTTAAGGTGTACGCCAACTCGTTTAAGAGCATCATAAAGCTGCACAAGAACGACCGCATTTTTGTGGAGGAGGCCAATGGATTGATGTCCAACCTGATATCGTACATGGATCAGTCCCTGATGAGCAACGTCTACCACGGCTGTCTGGAGTACAATCTTTTGCGACGATACTTCACATCCGGCTATATCAATAACTCGCTGACCTGCCAGCCCTACAATGGCGACGTGGAACCGATCTACCTGCCCAAGTTTGCCGAGCTCTATCTCACGAATGACTCGGTGATGCAACGCATAATCGAGCTGGTCAAGGACTACGACGACTTCAGCCTGGAAGAGGTGCAGCCCAATGTCCATCTCTACACCTTCCGGCGGGCACTGAACGAGGTTTTCGAGCAGGAAAATCAAACGGTGATCCCAACGCGCCTCTGCTTCAGGGATTTCACACTGTACGAAATGGAGA ATTTTCTGAAAGACTTGGTCACCCCACAGAAGTTCAACGAGGTGACTGAAGGTTATTTGTCACGAAGGACTGAGAGCGCTGAGAATGTCTTGGGCCAAGATCCCTTCATAGTCAGGTGCAACGAGGAGAACGATGGTGTATCCATCGACCCCAAAGTGTTTGTCCGGCGCAGATCGATCAAGGACCAGCTGGCcaagaaaagggaaaaagaaagaaaggaTCAGGAGGAATCGAAGGCTGCCAGCCGAAAGGTATCAGTAGCTCAAGAAGGCGTATTGTCCAGTAGAATCGCGAGACAGTCTCAGGCGCGTGCTACGGCGGCTTCCATTTTGCAGCCAAAGGACTCCACTATCGACTCCAAGCACGGGTTTTTTGTGGGACTCGGGCGGAACCATCCCTTGCTGGAGGGGTATAATCTGGATGACACCCGGCAAACCATCAAGTCCAAGACCTCGAAGTACTTCTTTGAAGAGGGAAGAGTTGTGCTGTACGAGGAGAGGTGGAACTTTCGCCAGATGAACAAGTGTCTTGCCCTCGAGATTGGTGGCCAGGAGGTACATTTCCGGAGTGCCGACGAACCGCTGGGAGTCACTGCCTCCGATTCCAGTGTGCGGATCGTTTCAAAGAACGGCATAAGCCTGCGGGTGTTGGCCACGCAGACCGAGTGTGCCAAGGCAGTCCTCAACTTTCCCAATGGCCTGAGCACCTACTGCCACGACACCCACACGGAGCACGTGTGGCAATATCAG GAGAACGAGCTGGACGAGAGTCGGCGCGTGTGCACACCTTACGGTTGTGTAATCGTATTTTACCAGAGCACGGATACCATTGTGATTATGCGGTATAATGGTGAGGTGTACCATCTGTTCAGCTTCACGGAGGCCGacaacgaggaggaggaggacctCAACTCGGAGTTTATAAACGCCTGCTCCACGCAGTCCACCTACTCCACTTACCAGCCCCTCCCCAAAACCCAGAAAAGGCAGAGGAGCTGCGAGGAGTCGATCAAGAAGAACTCCACCACTCGCAGTGTGGGTGGGTTGGACTCCATCATACGTCCATCGATGTTCAGTGTCGACTCCAAGAAGAGTCAGAACTCCAAAAAGTCCATCGGGGGAAAGCGAAAGAGCCAGCTGCTTAAGATCCAACAGGCTGCAGCTCTGTTCGAGAGCATCAAGTTCGAGTTAACCTATCTCAATTTCATCATGGCCCTCTACAAGCTGAGCTATCGCCACCTCAAGCTGACCACGTCGCTGGGTAGCGTGGTCCATGTGCAACACGATGGCAAGATCTGGTGCGGGAAACCCTTCCGGAACACCGAGTGGCATGACTATTACGCCAACGAGGCGTATTCGATGCGCGACGATGGTGTCAAGTTGGTCTGGGCGCTGGGAGAGCTGCGGTGCTACCACAACGACGGCACCGTCATCACTTCCGGAACCACCGAGGGCTGGGATCCCGGCACGGATGTCGACGAATTCGACATGGAAATCAGTTCGAGCAGCTCACATGCTAATGTAGAAACTGGGATGAGCGGCATATTCCGAAAG CAGGAGACCATTTTTATCAATGATCCGGAAGGTTTGCCATTCAAGGATGTCAGCTTAAGTATTTCACAGGGTGCAGTTTCCCAAGGAAGCAGCATAAGAAGCAAAGATATCTTCTCCAAGAGCGATGTCCTGCCGGACGAGGAGGAGGGAGAGATCAACCTAGAAAAGAGCTACATAACCTTCGTTCCAAACAGTTACCTCATTACCCACAAAGTCTATGCCGCTATCCACTTCACGTTCAGCCACATCACACAAGTGGATCTAAACTTGGACACCTCGATCTTCACCTGCGACAATCTGAAAGTCCGTGTCTTTAGAACTCCCCTGACACCAGATGTGCAGTATTTTGAGCCCGTTGAAGTTCCCTCATCCAAGGCCGATCCGGATGAGTGGACAAAAGCTGAAGTTCGCCCTTCAACTAAAAGTCCGGGACCAGATCTATCCTCTGAAGAAACACCCACCAGCGAGGACCAATCGGCGGAAGACTTAAACATCGAAGTCGCCTGCGTGGAGGTCGAGTGCAGCAACCTGACATTGGTTTTATTTGGGGATCGGGTCACCATACAGACTCAGCTGCGCAAGTTTGGATGTGACGAGAACGCCAAGTGTGACTTGCAAGTGCG TGACGATATTGAGCTAAAAGTGAACTTTGCCGAAAGCCTATTGACCACTTTTCGGAAATGGGTGGACGAACTAACCAGTTTTATTAACTGTTTCTGTCCCAAGAGGCGCACCCTGTACTTCCTGGAAACTCAGAACAGATCCTGCCAAAGAAAAG GATTTGAGTTGCGTAAGTCGGTGCCGCCTCTCGGAAAATATAACTTCTGCGCTGGCAACTACTTCATCGATGTGAACGAGCTGACTTCTGTAAATAGCCAAATGAAGAACCGGTACGACTGGTTCGACAGGGATATGAAGAAGTTTCCGCGCTTCCAAACTCGCAAGGAGCCACCGAAACCCGAGTTTCCAATGGTTCTGAATTCCAG AATTTATGTGGAGATTCCTGCACAACTGGCCAACACGGATCGGATACACCAGTTCGTGTCTGAATTTGATTCGATTAAGTTTCGAAAGCAGCGCCACCGCTTCAATGA AGCTATTCTGTTCCACCTTTATCCGCGACTGCGGCACTTGGTTCAGCAGGAGATAAGCAAGCGCAGTTGGAAGAATCGCCATGAAGAGAAACGGCGGCGCACGTTTATAGAACAACAGCGTTATAGCCTTTACATGGCCATGCTGAAGCACAAGGTGTATCCGAACTACTTCCAGTTCAAGGACCAGTTCAACTCGCATGTGCGCAACATCGAGTTCTTCCAGTTCATGACATCCAAGTGCAACGAGAAGACGTATCCCGATGAGATTGTCACCGATCCCCCCGAGGAGCCAACTCCACCGAGCAAGCCCAAATCGAAGAGGAACAAGTGTGTCTGTCCCAAGTACATTAGGTCTTTAGATTAG